From one Mycobacterium colombiense CECT 3035 genomic stretch:
- a CDS encoding PAS and ANTAR domain-containing protein, protein MPVNSNDETVKRPDAPVPDAVEEDDVNAIDRVLGLGEPQRVGRYWFYLDGHRWEWSDAVARMHGYKPGQVQPTTELLLRHKHPEDREQVAAVLDRVTKGKPFSSRHRIIDAAGRTHCVVVAGDRMLDDSGALAGTSGFYVDVTDSLHSDITNVLSAVAEARARIEQAKGVLMTSYGISAERAFDILVWRSQETNLKLRDVASRFLDAVASKASPETQSQVDQALLTLG, encoded by the coding sequence ATGCCAGTGAACTCCAACGACGAAACCGTTAAGCGCCCCGACGCGCCGGTGCCCGACGCCGTCGAGGAAGACGACGTGAACGCGATCGACCGGGTGTTGGGCCTCGGCGAGCCCCAGCGCGTCGGCCGGTACTGGTTCTACCTCGACGGCCACCGCTGGGAGTGGTCGGATGCGGTGGCACGCATGCACGGCTACAAGCCCGGGCAGGTGCAGCCCACCACGGAACTGCTGCTGCGACACAAACATCCCGAGGACCGGGAGCAGGTGGCCGCCGTGCTGGACCGGGTGACAAAGGGCAAGCCGTTCAGCAGCCGGCACCGCATCATCGACGCCGCCGGACGCACCCACTGCGTCGTCGTCGCCGGCGACCGGATGCTCGACGACAGCGGTGCGTTGGCCGGCACGTCGGGGTTCTACGTCGACGTCACCGACTCACTGCACTCCGATATCACCAACGTGCTCTCGGCGGTGGCCGAGGCCCGGGCGCGCATCGAGCAGGCCAAGGGCGTGCTGATGACTTCCTACGGCATCTCGGCCGAGCGGGCCTTCGACATCCTGGTGTGGCGTTCCCAGGAGACGAACCTCAAGCTGCGCGACGTCGCCAGCCGCTTCCTGGACGCCGTGGCCAGCAAGGCGTCGCCGGAGACCCAGAGCCAGGTGGACCAGGCGCTGCTGACCCTGGGCTAG
- a CDS encoding enolase C-terminal domain-like protein — MGAMTPYARIEEVTAQVYEIPTDAPEADGTLSWTSTTLVLAEVAAGGRRGIGYTYADGACAKLISGKLAGALTGHSAIDIPARWGSMVTAMRNNGRPGLASCAISAVDTALWDLKGKLLDLPVCRLLGMAHAEVPIYGSGGFTTYDERTTRTQLERWVDEWKIPRVKIKIGESWGSDVTRDLDRIALARRVIGPDVELYVDANGGYDRKQAIRVAHAMADHGVTWFEEPVSSDDLDGLREVRDQVTPDVTAGEYGYDLAYFNRMLAADAVDCLQIDVTRCGGITDWVRAAAVAASYNVDVSGHCAPNLHAHVATSIPNLRHLEYFHDHHRIEHLLFDGALPPEGGALRPDQHRPGFGLEFKHQDAERYRTA, encoded by the coding sequence GTGGGCGCGATGACTCCCTACGCGCGGATCGAGGAGGTCACCGCGCAGGTCTACGAAATCCCCACCGACGCACCGGAAGCCGACGGCACCCTGTCCTGGACGTCCACCACGCTGGTGCTGGCCGAGGTCGCTGCGGGTGGCCGCCGCGGAATCGGCTACACCTACGCCGACGGGGCGTGCGCCAAGCTGATCTCCGGCAAGCTGGCCGGCGCGCTCACCGGCCACAGCGCCATCGACATCCCGGCGCGGTGGGGGTCGATGGTGACGGCGATGCGCAACAACGGGCGGCCCGGGCTGGCGTCGTGCGCGATCTCCGCGGTCGACACCGCGCTGTGGGACCTCAAGGGAAAGCTGCTGGATCTGCCGGTCTGCCGGCTGCTCGGCATGGCGCACGCGGAGGTGCCGATCTACGGCAGCGGCGGCTTCACCACCTACGACGAGCGCACCACCCGCACCCAACTCGAACGCTGGGTCGACGAGTGGAAGATCCCCCGGGTGAAGATCAAGATCGGTGAGTCATGGGGCTCCGACGTGACCCGCGATCTGGATCGGATTGCCTTGGCGCGCAGGGTGATCGGACCAGACGTCGAATTGTACGTCGACGCCAACGGCGGCTACGACCGCAAGCAGGCGATCCGGGTGGCCCACGCGATGGCCGACCACGGTGTCACGTGGTTCGAAGAGCCCGTGTCCTCCGACGACCTCGACGGGTTGCGCGAGGTGCGCGACCAGGTGACACCGGACGTCACCGCCGGTGAGTACGGCTACGACCTGGCGTACTTCAACCGCATGCTCGCCGCCGACGCCGTCGACTGCCTGCAGATCGACGTCACTCGCTGCGGGGGCATCACCGACTGGGTGCGCGCCGCGGCCGTCGCCGCCTCCTACAACGTGGACGTCTCGGGGCACTGCGCTCCCAACCTGCACGCCCACGTGGCCACCAGCATCCCCAACCTGCGGCATCTGGAGTACTTCCACGACCACCACCGCATCGAACACCTGCTCTTCGACGGCGCGCTGCCGCCCGAGGGCGGCGCATTGCGACCCGACCAGCACCGGCCGGGGTTCGGCCTGGAGTTCAAACACCAAGATGCCGAGCGCTATCGGACGGCGTGA
- a CDS encoding ABC-F family ATP-binding cassette domain-containing protein: protein MAHLLGAEAVHLEYPTQVVFASITLGVNDGARIGIVGRNGDGKSSLLRLLTGQQRPDAGRVTRRTGLRVGALSQADTLDPQHSVGYTLVGEAAEHQWAGDARVRDVVAGLVSDIAWEATVATLSGGQRRRVQLARLLIGEWDVIALDEPTNHLDIEGITWLAEHLRGRWARNTGGLLLVTHDRWFLDEVATTTWEVHDGIVEPFDGGYAAYVLQRVERDRMAAVAEAKRQNLMRKELAWLRRGAPARTSKPKFRIEAANQLIADVPPLRNTVELAKLATARLGKDVVDLLDVSVSFDGRTVLRDVEWRIAPGERTGIVGANGAGKSTLLGLIDGTVTPDAGRVKRGKTVRLAVLDQQGDSLAAVGGDRIADVLGRLQGGYQMDGREVTPAQLLERLGFGRGQLSARVEDLSGGERRRLQLMLTLLSEPNVLLLDEPTNDVDTDTLAAMEDLLDSWAGTLIVVSHDRYLLERVTDQQYAVLDGRLRHLPGGVDEYLRLAEQRTGAATAGSSRPSGAAPQAMSGAQRRAAEKEVASVDRQLARLAERIADKHNELAAHDQSDHVGVTRLTQELRALEDEVAATESRWLELSELLE from the coding sequence GTGGCGCACCTACTTGGAGCTGAGGCGGTACACCTCGAATATCCGACTCAGGTGGTCTTCGCATCGATCACGCTGGGGGTCAACGACGGCGCGCGCATCGGGATCGTCGGCCGTAACGGTGACGGCAAGTCCAGCCTGCTGCGGCTGCTGACCGGCCAGCAGCGGCCCGACGCCGGCCGGGTCACCCGGCGCACCGGGCTGCGGGTGGGCGCGCTGAGCCAAGCCGACACGCTGGACCCGCAGCACAGCGTGGGCTACACCCTCGTCGGCGAGGCGGCCGAGCACCAGTGGGCCGGCGACGCGCGGGTCCGTGACGTGGTCGCCGGGCTGGTCTCCGACATCGCTTGGGAGGCAACGGTTGCCACGCTGTCCGGCGGCCAGCGCCGCCGGGTGCAACTGGCCCGGTTGCTGATCGGCGAGTGGGACGTCATCGCCCTGGACGAGCCCACCAACCATCTGGACATCGAGGGCATCACCTGGCTGGCCGAGCATCTGCGGGGGCGCTGGGCACGCAACACCGGCGGGCTGCTGCTGGTGACCCACGATCGCTGGTTTCTCGACGAGGTCGCCACCACGACCTGGGAGGTGCACGACGGGATCGTCGAACCGTTCGACGGCGGGTACGCGGCCTACGTCCTGCAACGGGTCGAACGGGACCGGATGGCCGCCGTCGCCGAGGCCAAGCGGCAGAACCTGATGCGCAAGGAGCTGGCGTGGCTGCGCCGCGGGGCGCCGGCACGGACGTCCAAACCCAAGTTCCGGATCGAGGCGGCCAACCAGCTGATCGCCGACGTGCCCCCGCTGCGCAACACCGTCGAGCTGGCCAAGCTGGCCACCGCGCGGCTGGGCAAGGACGTGGTCGACCTGCTCGACGTGTCGGTCTCGTTTGACGGGCGCACGGTGCTGCGTGACGTCGAGTGGCGGATCGCGCCCGGCGAGCGCACCGGCATCGTCGGGGCCAACGGCGCCGGCAAGTCGACGCTGCTCGGGCTGATCGACGGGACAGTCACACCGGACGCGGGAAGGGTCAAGCGCGGCAAGACCGTGCGGCTGGCGGTGCTCGACCAGCAGGGCGATTCCCTGGCCGCGGTCGGCGGTGACCGGATCGCCGATGTGCTGGGCAGGCTGCAGGGCGGCTATCAGATGGACGGCCGCGAGGTCACCCCGGCGCAGCTGCTGGAACGGCTCGGTTTCGGGCGCGGGCAGCTGTCCGCCCGCGTCGAGGACCTCTCCGGCGGTGAGCGGCGGCGGCTGCAGCTGATGCTCACGCTGTTGAGTGAGCCCAACGTGTTGCTGCTGGACGAGCCGACCAACGACGTCGACACCGACACCCTGGCCGCGATGGAGGACCTGCTGGACTCGTGGGCGGGCACGCTGATCGTCGTCTCGCACGACCGTTACCTGCTGGAGCGGGTCACCGATCAGCAGTACGCGGTGCTCGACGGCCGGCTACGGCATCTGCCCGGCGGTGTCGACGAGTATCTGCGGCTGGCCGAGCAGCGCACCGGCGCGGCGACCGCCGGATCGTCGCGGCCGTCCGGGGCCGCCCCCCAAGCGATGTCCGGCGCGCAACGCCGCGCCGCGGAGAAGGAAGTGGCCTCCGTCGATCGCCAGCTGGCGCGGCTGGCGGAGCGGATCGCGGACAAGCACAACGAACTCGCCGCGCACGACCAGTCCGACCATGTCGGCGTCACCCGGCTCACCCAGGAGTTGCGCGCGCTCGAAGACGAGGTCGCCGCGACGGAGAGTCGCTGGCTGGAGCTGTCCGAACTCCTCGAATGA
- a CDS encoding SDR family oxidoreductase, translating into MTQTVVITGASAGIGRATAQQFGQRGANVVLLARGAAGLDGAARDVEAGGGKALAIPTDVADHSAVVAAADEAEAAFGPIDVWVNVAFTSVFAPFTEISAEEFKRVTEVSYLGYVHGTMAALAKMRPRNRGTIVQVGSALSQRSIPLQSAYCGAKHAINGFTESVRCELFHEGSKVRITVVQMPAVNTPQFSWVLSRLPRHPQPVPPIYQPEVAARGVLYAADHPGRKQFWVGDSTMVTLLGQKFVAPLLDRYLGRTGYDSQQTKEHVSRDRPHNLWQPLDSEPGTDHGPRGQFDDQSHAHSPQLWASQHPIVSGSGALSAAGVGAWFAARAGRRWAR; encoded by the coding sequence GTCGTCCTGCTCGCCCGCGGCGCCGCGGGGCTCGACGGGGCCGCTCGCGACGTCGAGGCCGGCGGCGGCAAGGCGCTGGCCATCCCGACCGACGTGGCCGACCACTCGGCCGTCGTCGCCGCGGCCGACGAGGCCGAAGCCGCCTTCGGTCCCATCGACGTCTGGGTCAACGTCGCGTTCACGTCGGTGTTCGCGCCGTTCACCGAGATCAGCGCCGAGGAGTTCAAGCGCGTGACCGAGGTGTCCTACCTCGGGTACGTGCACGGCACCATGGCGGCGCTGGCCAAGATGCGCCCCCGCAACCGGGGCACCATCGTGCAGGTGGGCTCGGCGCTCAGCCAGCGATCGATCCCGCTGCAGTCGGCCTATTGCGGCGCCAAGCACGCCATCAACGGATTCACCGAATCGGTGCGCTGCGAGCTGTTTCACGAGGGCTCGAAGGTGCGGATCACCGTCGTGCAGATGCCCGCGGTGAACACCCCGCAATTCTCCTGGGTGCTGTCCCGGCTGCCCCGCCATCCCCAGCCGGTGCCGCCGATCTACCAGCCCGAGGTCGCCGCCCGCGGCGTGCTGTACGCCGCCGATCACCCAGGGCGCAAACAGTTCTGGGTCGGCGATTCCACCATGGTGACCCTGCTGGGGCAGAAGTTCGTCGCGCCGCTGCTGGACCGCTACCTCGGCCGCACCGGATACGACTCGCAGCAGACCAAAGAACACGTCAGCCGCGACCGGCCCCACAACCTCTGGCAGCCGCTGGACTCCGAGCCGGGCACCGACCACGGCCCGCGCGGCCAGTTCGACGACCAGTCGCACGCCCACAGCCCGCAATTGTGGGCGTCCCAACATCCGATCGTCAGCGGCTCCGGCGCGCTCAGCGCCGCCGGTGTGGGCGCCTGGTTCGCGGCCCGGGCGGGCCGCCGGTGGGCGCGATGA